The following proteins are encoded in a genomic region of Hoeflea phototrophica DFL-43:
- a CDS encoding DUF2160 domain-containing protein translates to MDLSWMAWTVPTMLFWVCLVGLLVGMGVWEYFSPGGNPRVGILRFETTRGDRLFISLLGSAFIHLAWLGLVGPNLWWALGLSLVYAVGVFRTV, encoded by the coding sequence ATGGACTTGTCATGGATGGCCTGGACCGTGCCCACTATGCTGTTTTGGGTGTGCCTTGTCGGGCTCTTGGTCGGCATGGGCGTCTGGGAATACTTCTCGCCGGGCGGAAATCCGCGGGTGGGAATCCTGCGCTTCGAGACAACCCGGGGCGACCGTCTCTTCATATCGCTGCTTGGCAGCGCCTTTATCCATCTCGCATGGCTGGGTCTGGTCGGACCCAACCTGTGGTGGGCACTTGGACTCTCACTGGTCTACGCCGTTGGTGTTTTCCGAACAGTTTGA
- a CDS encoding carbohydrate ABC transporter permease, with protein MTSQTNHSGVNEARMNQRANVIDTSNVRASNRFAKKSISRWLVPGLYIFFLMLPIYWLINMSFKTNQEILSTFTLFPAEPTLHNYAVIFTDASWYSGYINSLIYVGMNTVISISVALPAAYAFSRYRFLGDKHMFFWLLSNRMAPAAVFVLPFFQLYSAFGLIDTHIAVALAHCLFNVPLAVWILEGFMSGVPKEIDETAYIDGYSFPKFFVKIFMPLIASGIGVAAFFCFMFSWVELLIARTLTTTDAKPIAAIMTRTVGASGVDWGVLAAAGVLTIIPGALVIYFVRNYIAKGFALGRV; from the coding sequence ATGACCAGTCAAACCAACCACTCCGGTGTGAATGAGGCTCGGATGAACCAGCGTGCCAATGTGATCGACACTTCCAATGTGCGGGCCAGCAATCGTTTTGCGAAAAAGAGCATCTCGCGCTGGCTGGTGCCCGGTCTCTACATTTTCTTCCTGATGCTGCCGATTTACTGGCTGATCAATATGAGCTTCAAGACCAATCAGGAGATCCTGTCGACGTTCACGCTGTTTCCGGCAGAGCCTACGCTGCACAATTACGCCGTGATCTTCACCGACGCGTCCTGGTACTCGGGCTATATCAACTCGCTGATCTATGTTGGAATGAACACAGTGATTTCGATCAGCGTGGCATTGCCGGCCGCTTACGCCTTCTCGCGATACCGGTTCCTGGGCGACAAGCACATGTTCTTCTGGCTGCTGTCAAACCGGATGGCGCCTGCGGCTGTGTTTGTGCTGCCGTTCTTCCAGCTCTATTCGGCATTCGGTCTGATCGACACCCACATCGCCGTCGCCCTCGCCCACTGCCTGTTTAATGTGCCGCTGGCGGTCTGGATCCTGGAGGGCTTCATGTCCGGCGTGCCCAAGGAGATCGATGAGACCGCCTATATCGACGGCTATTCGTTCCCGAAGTTCTTCGTGAAGATCTTCATGCCGCTGATTGCATCAGGCATCGGGGTCGCCGCCTTCTTCTGCTTCATGTTCTCATGGGTAGAGTTGCTGATTGCGCGAACGCTGACCACCACGGACGCCAAACCGATCGCGGCGATCATGACGCGCACGGTCGGAGCCTCCGGTGTCGATTGGGGCGTGCTGGCCGCCGCAGGGGTACTGACCATCATCCCGGGCGCATTGGTGATCTATTTTGTTCGCAACTACATCGCCAAGGGCTTTGCCCTGGGCCGGGTATAG
- a CDS encoding carbohydrate ABC transporter permease, which produces MDKPYNNKAWLFVIPVFVLVALSAIIPIMTVINYSFQDTFGNNQFFWAGTEWFQDVLRSDRFWDALARNLLFSFIILSIEIPLGIAIALTMPKKGVWVPVCLVLMALPLLIPWNVVGTIWQIFGRADIGLLGYALDQLGIEYNYASNVFDAWATIILMDVWHWTSLVVLLCYAGLVSIPEAYYQAAKIDGASKWSVFRYIQLPKIRGVLIIAFLLRFMDSFMIYTEPFVLTGGGPGNSTTFMSIDLVKQAIGQFDLGPAAAMSLVYQLIVLTVCYVFFTVMSNVGVDKPDARVED; this is translated from the coding sequence ATGGATAAGCCCTATAACAACAAGGCCTGGCTGTTCGTCATTCCGGTGTTCGTGCTGGTGGCGCTCAGCGCCATCATTCCGATCATGACGGTGATCAACTATTCGTTCCAGGACACCTTCGGCAACAACCAGTTCTTCTGGGCCGGCACCGAGTGGTTTCAGGATGTCCTGAGATCGGACCGGTTCTGGGATGCGCTGGCGCGAAACCTGCTGTTCTCCTTCATCATCCTGTCGATTGAGATCCCGCTGGGGATCGCGATTGCGCTGACCATGCCGAAGAAGGGAGTCTGGGTTCCCGTCTGCCTTGTTCTCATGGCTCTGCCGCTGCTTATTCCGTGGAATGTGGTCGGAACGATCTGGCAGATCTTCGGCCGCGCAGACATCGGTCTCTTGGGCTACGCGCTCGATCAGCTTGGCATTGAATACAACTATGCCAGCAATGTTTTCGACGCCTGGGCCACCATCATCCTGATGGATGTCTGGCACTGGACGAGCCTTGTGGTGCTGTTGTGCTATGCTGGTCTGGTTTCCATTCCGGAAGCCTATTATCAGGCCGCAAAAATCGACGGCGCGTCGAAATGGTCGGTCTTCCGTTACATCCAGCTGCCGAAGATCCGTGGCGTCCTGATCATCGCCTTCCTGCTGCGGTTCATGGATTCGTTCATGATCTACACCGAACCGTTCGTCTTGACCGGTGGTGGGCCGGGCAACTCCACGACATTCATGTCGATCGATCTCGTGAAGCAGGCAATCGGACAGTTTGACCTCGGGCCGGCCGCCGCAATGTCGCTGGTCTACCAGCTGATCGTTCTCACGGTTTGCTACGTCTTCTTCACGGTCATGAGCAATGTCGGTGTCGATAAACCAGATGCGAGGGTGGAAGACTAA
- a CDS encoding ABC transporter ATP-binding protein, with protein MASITLDKLAHSYSANPKTDADFALKEIDYQWEDGGAYALLGPSGCGKTTLLNIISGLLVPSKGHIKFDGQDVTHLQPEERNIAQVFQFPVIYDTMTVRQNLAFPLINRRVPQDEITQRVNDMIEVLDLSDKADRRARGLTADEKQKISLGRGLVRYDVNAILFDEPLTVIDPHMKWQLRTKLKDLHRQLGHTMIYVTHDQTEALTFADKVVVMYEGEVVQIGTPEELFNEPAHTFVGYFIGSPGMNVIPCEINGKTANVGNIQIELPAGYKTTSAKTELGVRPEFVSLSSDKNGLPVQIDAVENIGRFKIVRANLQGHSINALLKENEEVPADPTLSFETARINVYENSHLVRAGA; from the coding sequence ATGGCAAGCATCACTCTCGACAAACTGGCCCATTCCTATTCTGCAAACCCCAAGACGGACGCGGATTTTGCGCTCAAGGAAATCGACTACCAGTGGGAAGACGGCGGAGCCTACGCGCTGCTGGGACCTTCGGGTTGCGGCAAGACGACCTTGCTCAACATCATTTCAGGCCTGCTCGTGCCCTCAAAGGGTCATATCAAGTTCGACGGTCAGGACGTCACCCACTTGCAGCCTGAAGAGCGCAACATCGCCCAGGTATTTCAGTTTCCGGTCATCTACGACACCATGACGGTGCGTCAGAACCTGGCCTTTCCGCTGATCAATCGTCGTGTGCCGCAGGATGAAATCACCCAGCGCGTCAATGACATGATTGAAGTCCTCGACCTCTCCGACAAGGCAGATCGACGCGCGCGTGGCCTGACGGCGGATGAGAAGCAGAAGATTTCGCTCGGACGCGGACTGGTGCGTTACGATGTCAATGCAATCCTGTTCGATGAGCCGCTGACGGTTATCGATCCTCACATGAAATGGCAGCTGCGTACCAAGCTCAAGGACCTGCACCGGCAACTTGGCCACACCATGATCTACGTGACCCACGACCAGACCGAGGCGCTTACCTTCGCCGACAAGGTGGTGGTAATGTATGAAGGTGAAGTGGTTCAGATCGGAACGCCCGAAGAGTTGTTCAACGAGCCCGCCCATACCTTTGTAGGTTACTTCATCGGCTCGCCGGGGATGAATGTCATTCCGTGCGAGATCAATGGCAAAACCGCAAATGTGGGCAACATCCAGATTGAGCTTCCAGCTGGCTACAAAACCACGAGCGCCAAAACCGAACTGGGCGTTCGTCCGGAATTTGTCTCCCTGTCATCCGACAAGAACGGCCTTCCCGTTCAAATCGATGCCGTCGAAAACATCGGCCGTTTCAAGATCGTGCGGGCCAATCTGCAGGGCCATTCGATCAATGCACTGCTGAAAGAGAATGAGGAAGTGCCCGCCGATCCGACGCTGAGCTTCGAAACGGCCAGGATCAATGTGTACGAGAATTCCCACCTGGTCAGAGCGGGAGCCTGA
- a CDS encoding ABC transporter ATP-binding protein, translated as MLEMKNVSKKVGRSQHIGDVSMTLERGSVNILLGPTLSGKTSLMRLMAGLDRPTSGQILMNGTNVVGMPVQKRNVAMVYQQFINYPAMTVYENIASPMRVAGVDGATIDRRVREAADLMKLSPYLDRTPLNLSGGQQQRTALARALVKDAELVLLDEPLANLDYKLREELRVELPKIFAETGAIFVYATTEPQEALLLGGKTATLHEGRVTQFDQTIDVYNRPSDLLTAQTFSDPPMNVLPVRKSGSEFVFNANRIDVPDAVASLQDGDYTIGVRPHHMSLHQPQGKSMKLECTVSTTEITGSESFIHLQSKGIHMVALMHGVHRVEIGDDIPAYLDQDHLFVFDHNKNLVSAPGSDRQN; from the coding sequence ATGCTGGAAATGAAAAACGTCAGCAAGAAGGTCGGCAGAAGCCAGCACATCGGCGATGTGTCGATGACGCTTGAGAGGGGCTCGGTGAACATTCTGCTCGGCCCGACCTTGTCCGGCAAGACTTCGCTGATGCGCCTGATGGCAGGGCTTGATCGTCCCACATCGGGCCAGATCCTGATGAATGGAACCAATGTCGTTGGCATGCCGGTTCAAAAGCGCAATGTCGCGATGGTGTACCAGCAGTTCATCAATTATCCGGCCATGACGGTTTATGAAAACATCGCCTCCCCGATGCGGGTCGCTGGAGTTGATGGCGCCACGATAGACCGCCGCGTGCGTGAAGCCGCAGACCTGATGAAACTGTCCCCCTATCTGGACCGGACCCCACTGAACCTTTCCGGCGGCCAGCAGCAGCGCACAGCCTTGGCACGGGCGCTGGTCAAGGATGCCGAGCTTGTGCTGCTCGATGAGCCTTTGGCCAATCTGGACTACAAGTTGCGCGAAGAACTCAGGGTGGAGCTGCCGAAGATTTTTGCCGAGACCGGTGCGATCTTTGTCTATGCCACAACCGAACCGCAGGAGGCCCTGTTGCTGGGCGGCAAGACCGCAACCCTGCATGAGGGACGGGTCACGCAGTTCGATCAGACGATCGATGTCTACAACCGGCCATCCGATCTGCTGACAGCGCAGACATTCTCGGATCCGCCTATGAATGTTCTGCCGGTTCGCAAGTCGGGCTCGGAGTTTGTCTTCAACGCCAACCGCATCGACGTTCCCGACGCCGTCGCAAGTCTTCAGGATGGTGACTACACGATTGGCGTAAGACCGCACCACATGTCGTTGCACCAGCCCCAAGGCAAATCAATGAAGCTTGAATGCACAGTTTCCACCACGGAGATAACGGGCTCGGAGAGCTTCATTCATCTTCAAAGCAAGGGCATTCACATGGTTGCGCTGATGCATGGCGTTCATCGTGTCGAGATCGGGGACGACATTCCCGCCTATCTCGACCAGGACCATCTGTTTGTCTTCGATCACAACAAGAACCTGGTTTCCGCCCCAGGTTCCGATCGTCAGAATTGA
- the glpD gene encoding glycerol-3-phosphate dehydrogenase — MSEIYDIFVVGGGINGCGIARDAAGRGYSVCLAEMSDLGSGTSSWSTKLIHGGLRYLEHYEFRLVREALIEREVLLNMAPHIIWPLRFVLPHHKGMRPAWLLRLGLFLYDHLGGRKILPATKVLDLRRDAAGGPLKDQFTKAFEYSDCWVNDARLVVLNAMDAKAKGAEIFTRTKVVSAKKASDLWEIDLQAADTGVTRRVSARLIVNAGGPWVDDILRASMGENQARNVRLVQGSHIVVRKKFAHPKAYFFQNSDERIFFAIPYEQDYTLIGTTDQDYKGDPSDVKISDQEIAYLCAGASQYFKEPVTRDDIVWTYSGVRPLYDDGASKAQEATRDYVLRTDGAAGPKVINIFGGKITTYRRLAESMLAKVEEAIGSKGVPWTKASVLPGGEFGVSGFSDLLSKVHSHYPFLETSHSERLVRSYGLKALEILGEAKSHVDLGEEFGHGLTEAEVRYLMKNEWAQTAADVVWRRSKLGIRFTPEQTDRLDAFMREHKQLQNFAAE; from the coding sequence TTGTCTGAGATTTACGATATCTTCGTTGTTGGCGGAGGGATTAATGGGTGCGGCATTGCGCGTGATGCGGCAGGCCGTGGCTATTCCGTTTGCCTGGCCGAGATGAGCGACCTGGGCTCCGGAACCTCCTCCTGGTCCACCAAGCTTATTCATGGCGGACTTCGTTATCTCGAGCACTATGAATTCCGCCTCGTTCGCGAAGCGCTGATCGAGCGCGAAGTTTTGCTGAACATGGCGCCCCACATCATCTGGCCACTGCGCTTTGTGCTGCCGCACCACAAGGGCATGAGGCCGGCATGGCTGCTGCGCCTTGGATTGTTCTTGTACGACCATCTGGGCGGGCGGAAGATTTTGCCTGCGACCAAGGTGCTTGATCTGAGACGCGACGCCGCCGGCGGACCGCTGAAAGACCAGTTCACCAAGGCCTTCGAGTATTCGGATTGCTGGGTCAATGACGCGCGCCTGGTTGTGCTCAATGCCATGGATGCAAAGGCAAAGGGCGCGGAGATTTTCACACGCACCAAGGTTGTGTCGGCGAAGAAGGCCAGCGACCTGTGGGAGATCGATCTCCAGGCCGCGGATACCGGGGTCACGCGCCGGGTTTCTGCAAGGCTGATTGTCAATGCCGGCGGGCCATGGGTTGACGACATTCTAAGGGCGTCAATGGGTGAGAACCAGGCTCGCAACGTTCGCCTGGTCCAGGGCAGCCACATCGTCGTTCGCAAGAAGTTCGCGCATCCGAAGGCCTATTTTTTCCAGAATTCGGATGAGCGGATCTTTTTCGCGATCCCCTATGAGCAGGATTACACGCTGATCGGCACGACGGATCAGGATTACAAGGGTGACCCGTCCGATGTGAAAATATCGGATCAGGAGATCGCCTATCTTTGCGCTGGCGCCAGCCAGTATTTCAAAGAACCTGTCACCCGGGACGATATCGTCTGGACCTATTCGGGTGTGCGTCCGCTCTATGATGACGGCGCCTCCAAGGCGCAGGAGGCAACCCGAGATTATGTCTTGCGCACGGATGGCGCTGCAGGGCCGAAGGTCATCAACATCTTCGGCGGCAAGATCACCACATACCGGCGGCTGGCGGAATCGATGCTGGCAAAGGTGGAAGAGGCGATCGGCAGCAAGGGCGTGCCCTGGACGAAGGCAAGCGTACTGCCAGGCGGCGAGTTCGGTGTCTCGGGATTTTCTGATCTTCTTTCAAAAGTGCACTCTCACTATCCGTTTCTTGAGACATCCCACAGTGAGCGCCTTGTACGCTCCTATGGTTTGAAAGCCCTTGAAATTCTCGGCGAGGCAAAGTCCCATGTGGATCTGGGCGAAGAGTTCGGTCATGGATTGACCGAGGCGGAAGTGCGTTACCTGATGAAGAACGAATGGGCTCAAACTGCTGCCGATGTGGTGTGGCGCAGAAGCAAGCTTGGCATTCGTTTCACACCGGAACAGACTGACCGTCTCGACGCCTTCATGCGTGAGCACAAGCAACTGCAGAATTTTGCAGCGGAGTAG
- a CDS encoding SDR family NAD(P)-dependent oxidoreductase: MHQTGFSRDLFKDKTVVITGAGRGIGFCVANVFAKLGARVIVHSGRAGTATKFSDTAIEAIEADFLSRSEIGSFVEEVAARTGTIDVLINNAGTMHGRFPAGDLTDQQYDDLVMLNQTAVVMVCRGLLPKLREAEDASIINTVSISAKTGGSPGSSIYSATKAFVSTYTKALARELAPDGIRANAISPGTIDTEFHERYSSKQKLEGTKSAIPLKRLGTPEDCAPAFVFLASNQLSGYITGQVLEINGGQLIA; this comes from the coding sequence ATGCATCAGACAGGTTTTTCCAGGGACCTTTTCAAGGACAAGACCGTCGTCATAACCGGCGCAGGCCGCGGCATCGGGTTTTGCGTGGCCAATGTCTTTGCGAAGCTCGGTGCCCGTGTCATCGTCCACAGCGGGCGGGCCGGAACCGCCACGAAGTTTTCAGATACTGCAATTGAAGCCATCGAGGCGGATTTTCTCAGCCGGTCTGAAATCGGCAGCTTCGTTGAAGAGGTGGCCGCAAGAACCGGGACCATCGATGTGTTGATCAACAATGCGGGGACGATGCATGGCAGGTTTCCTGCAGGCGACCTGACAGATCAACAATATGACGATCTGGTCATGCTCAATCAGACCGCAGTTGTCATGGTGTGCCGCGGCCTGCTGCCAAAGCTTCGCGAGGCGGAAGATGCGTCTATCATCAACACCGTTTCCATATCCGCTAAAACCGGCGGCAGCCCCGGTTCGTCCATATACAGCGCAACCAAGGCCTTTGTTTCAACCTACACCAAGGCGCTGGCCCGCGAACTTGCACCTGACGGCATTCGCGCCAATGCAATTTCGCCCGGCACGATCGATACCGAGTTTCACGAAAGATATTCGTCCAAACAGAAGCTCGAAGGTACGAAGAGTGCAATTCCGCTCAAGAGGCTGGGCACTCCGGAAGACTGCGCACCGGCCTTCGTGTTTTTGGCAAGCAATCAGCTGTCAGGTTACATCACCGGGCAGGTTCTCGAGATCAATGGCGGACAACTGATCGCTTGA
- a CDS encoding class I SAM-dependent methyltransferase has translation MKCRHCHAPLTQCFVDLGSAPPSNAYLSEPDLQKPETCYPLRVLVCGECHLVQTEDYVAEDTVFDADYAYFSSTSRSWLAHAQAYCEKVTARFGLNPDSFVIEVASNDGYLLRNFVEHGIPCLGIEPTASTAAAAEAIGVPTLQAFFGAELAARLVQEGRQADLIAGNNVFAHVPDINDFTAGLARALKPGGVVTLEFPHLMRLVEFSQFDTIYHEHFSYLSLMVVARIFAQAGLRIFDVDELPTHGGSLRVYGCHSGASHVEAPAVNAVLAEETRRGMATADYYEGFQAKTEAVRNGLIEFLLTARREGRSVAGYGAAAKGNTLLNYAGIKPDLLPFICDAAAAKIGKFMPGSHIPILDPAVLESRRPDYLIILPWNIAQEVRSQNAHLAAKGTRFVVAVPELIIM, from the coding sequence ATGAAATGCCGTCATTGCCATGCTCCACTGACACAGTGCTTTGTCGACCTTGGCAGCGCGCCACCCTCCAATGCCTATCTGTCCGAGCCGGATTTGCAAAAGCCGGAAACCTGTTACCCGTTGCGCGTTCTGGTCTGCGGCGAATGCCATCTGGTGCAAACCGAGGACTATGTGGCGGAAGACACCGTTTTTGATGCCGATTACGCCTATTTCTCCTCCACGTCACGCAGCTGGCTGGCGCACGCGCAGGCCTATTGCGAGAAAGTAACCGCGCGGTTCGGACTAAACCCCGACAGCTTTGTGATCGAGGTTGCCTCCAATGACGGCTATCTGTTGCGCAACTTCGTCGAACACGGCATTCCCTGTCTGGGGATTGAGCCAACCGCAAGTACGGCGGCGGCGGCCGAAGCCATCGGCGTGCCCACGCTGCAAGCGTTTTTCGGCGCCGAGCTTGCCGCCAGGCTGGTGCAGGAAGGCCGACAGGCTGACCTGATCGCCGGCAACAATGTCTTTGCCCATGTGCCCGACATCAATGATTTTACAGCTGGGCTCGCGCGCGCTCTGAAGCCCGGCGGCGTGGTCACGCTCGAGTTTCCGCATCTGATGCGGCTTGTGGAGTTCAGCCAGTTCGACACCATCTATCACGAGCATTTTTCCTATCTCTCGCTGATGGTGGTGGCGCGGATCTTTGCACAAGCCGGCTTGCGCATTTTCGACGTTGATGAATTGCCGACTCACGGCGGCAGCCTCCGGGTCTATGGCTGCCATTCCGGGGCGAGCCATGTCGAAGCGCCGGCCGTGAACGCCGTTCTGGCCGAGGAAACCAGGCGCGGAATGGCAACTGCTGACTACTATGAAGGTTTTCAGGCCAAGACCGAGGCGGTCAGGAACGGACTCATCGAGTTTCTGCTGACGGCCAGACGGGAGGGTCGAAGCGTGGCGGGCTACGGTGCAGCGGCCAAGGGTAACACATTGCTCAACTATGCCGGCATCAAGCCCGATCTGCTGCCTTTCATCTGCGACGCGGCAGCGGCGAAAATCGGCAAGTTCATGCCCGGCAGTCATATCCCGATACTCGATCCCGCCGTTCTTGAGAGCCGGCGGCCCGATTATCTGATCATCCTGCCGTGGAACATCGCCCAAGAGGTGCGCTCCCAGAACGCGCATCTGGCGGCAAAAGGCACCAGGTTCGTCGTCGCGGTGCCCGAACTAATCATTATGTAA
- the rfbC gene encoding dTDP-4-dehydrorhamnose 3,5-epimerase, translated as MIFSALSIEGAFRIDPERIGDERGSFARMFCTSEFSAHGLATSWAQMNVSHSARVGTLRGLHFQRPPAAEAKLVRCLKGAMFDVLVDLRSGSPGFGQWTSVELTPESGAMVYVPEGVAHGFQTLLPDTEVLYCHSVPYQREHEGGLRFDDESVGVAWPLPVSTLSERDKAHPGLLALDPVTP; from the coding sequence ATGATCTTTTCCGCCCTTTCCATCGAAGGCGCTTTTCGCATTGATCCAGAACGGATCGGTGACGAGCGCGGCTCATTCGCCCGGATGTTCTGCACCAGTGAATTTTCCGCGCATGGTCTGGCCACGAGCTGGGCACAGATGAATGTCTCGCACAGCGCACGTGTCGGCACGTTGCGTGGCCTGCATTTTCAACGCCCGCCGGCTGCGGAGGCCAAGCTGGTGCGTTGCCTCAAGGGAGCAATGTTCGATGTCCTGGTTGACCTCAGATCTGGATCTCCGGGCTTCGGGCAATGGACCTCGGTCGAACTGACACCCGAAAGCGGCGCGATGGTCTATGTTCCCGAGGGCGTGGCGCATGGCTTCCAGACGCTGTTGCCGGACACCGAAGTGCTCTACTGCCATTCGGTGCCCTATCAGCGCGAGCATGAGGGTGGATTGCGCTTTGACGACGAGAGCGTGGGCGTGGCATGGCCGCTGCCAGTCTCGACGCTCTCGGAACGCGACAAGGCACATCCCGGGCTGCTTGCGCTGGATCCGGTCACGCCATGA
- the rfbG gene encoding CDP-glucose 4,6-dehydratase, whose product MTDFWKDRRVLVTGHTGFKGSWLSLWLTKMGADVYGLALAPDTDPNLFDLMNLETRLDHGLGDIRDGPTVLRRVEQVRPEVVFHLAAQSLVLRSYEAPVETWQTNVGGTLHLLDALRQGGRSATVIVITTDKVYENREWEYPYRETDPLGGHDLYSSSKAATEILVQSWRDSYAAEGKLRLATARAGNVIGGGDYSENRIVPDIIRALEAGKTIDVRNPSAVRPWQHVLEPLSGYLRLAEMLHGDSAHDRAYNFGPAADNLRTVMDLAKRALDAWPGAAADQWRDVSDTKAPHEAGLLAVASDLARQHLGWSAQWPFEIAVDQTIGWYHAVRNGASPLDISLAQIADFEAG is encoded by the coding sequence ATGACAGACTTCTGGAAAGACCGCCGGGTGCTGGTTACCGGGCACACCGGCTTCAAGGGAAGCTGGCTGTCACTCTGGCTGACAAAAATGGGTGCAGATGTCTACGGATTGGCGCTGGCGCCGGACACTGATCCCAACCTGTTTGACCTGATGAACCTCGAAACCCGGCTTGATCACGGACTTGGCGACATCCGCGACGGGCCAACGGTCTTGCGGCGGGTCGAGCAGGTCAGACCCGAAGTCGTTTTTCACCTTGCCGCCCAATCGCTGGTGTTGCGCTCCTATGAAGCACCGGTTGAGACCTGGCAAACCAATGTGGGCGGCACCTTGCATCTGCTTGATGCGCTGCGGCAGGGCGGCAGGTCGGCAACCGTCATCGTGATAACCACCGACAAGGTCTACGAGAACCGGGAGTGGGAGTATCCTTACCGCGAGACAGACCCGCTTGGTGGCCATGATCTCTACAGTTCGTCCAAGGCGGCAACGGAAATCCTGGTCCAGAGCTGGCGCGATTCCTATGCCGCGGAGGGCAAGTTGCGGCTGGCGACGGCGCGTGCAGGAAACGTGATTGGCGGGGGTGACTATTCAGAAAACCGGATTGTGCCCGATATCATCAGGGCGCTTGAAGCCGGCAAGACCATTGACGTACGCAACCCGTCCGCCGTGCGGCCATGGCAGCATGTGCTCGAGCCGCTGTCGGGATACCTCCGGTTGGCCGAGATGCTCCACGGCGACAGCGCCCATGACCGGGCCTATAATTTCGGCCCGGCGGCGGACAATTTGCGGACGGTGATGGATCTGGCAAAGCGGGCGCTGGACGCTTGGCCTGGAGCCGCGGCAGATCAATGGCGCGATGTTTCGGACACAAAGGCACCGCATGAAGCCGGTCTGCTGGCAGTTGCCAGTGACCTTGCCCGACAACATCTGGGCTGGTCCGCGCAATGGCCTTTCGAGATCGCCGTTGACCAAACGATCGGCTGGTACCATGCCGTCCGGAATGGAGCCTCACCACTCGACATCAGCCTCGCACAGATCGCGGACTTCGAAGCAGGATGA
- the rfbF gene encoding glucose-1-phosphate cytidylyltransferase, whose protein sequence is MKAVILAGGLGTRISEESHLRPKPMIEIGGKPILWHIMKIYGAHNITEFVICCGYKGYLIKEYFANYFLHMSDVTIDLSQNSMEVHQRYADPWKVTLVDTGAETQTGGRLRRVRDHLDDTFCLTYGDGVTDLNISDVVDFHRKQNVQATITAVQPTGRFGALEIEQDRATEFLEKPRGDGRWVSGGFFVCEPSIIDRISGDDVVLEGAPMETLAADNQLAVWKHRGFWASMDTLRDKESLERQWASERPPWKIWA, encoded by the coding sequence TTGAAAGCAGTCATACTGGCCGGAGGCCTTGGAACGCGGATCAGTGAAGAGTCGCATCTCAGGCCGAAACCGATGATCGAGATCGGTGGCAAACCCATCCTGTGGCACATCATGAAGATCTATGGTGCGCACAACATCACTGAATTCGTCATCTGCTGTGGCTACAAGGGCTATCTGATCAAGGAATATTTCGCCAACTACTTCCTGCATATGTCGGATGTGACGATCGACCTGTCCCAGAACTCGATGGAGGTGCACCAGCGCTACGCCGATCCCTGGAAGGTGACACTGGTCGACACCGGGGCCGAAACCCAGACCGGTGGCCGTCTGCGCCGTGTACGCGATCACCTCGATGACACTTTCTGCCTGACCTATGGCGACGGCGTAACCGATCTCAACATCTCCGACGTGGTGGATTTTCACCGCAAGCAGAACGTCCAGGCGACGATCACCGCTGTACAGCCGACCGGGCGCTTCGGAGCATTGGAGATTGAGCAGGACCGGGCAACGGAGTTTCTGGAGAAACCGCGCGGCGACGGGCGTTGGGTCAGTGGCGGGTTCTTTGTCTGCGAACCGTCGATCATCGACCGGATCTCCGGGGACGACGTCGTCCTGGAGGGTGCACCGATGGAAACTCTTGCTGCAGACAATCAATTGGCGGTCTGGAAGCACAGGGGCTTCTGGGCCTCCATGGACACGCTCCGCGATAAGGAAAGCCTGGAACGGCAATGGGCGAGCGAACGGCCGCCTTGGAAAATCTGGGCATGA